In Rahnella aquatilis CIP 78.65 = ATCC 33071, one DNA window encodes the following:
- the greA gene encoding transcription elongation factor GreA: protein MKPIPMTLRGAERLREELDHLKSVRRPKIISDIATAREHGDLKENAEYHAAREQQGFCEGRIQEIEAKLSNAQVIDVTKMPVTGRVIFGATVTVMNLDTEEEQKYRIVGDDEADFKQNLISVNSPIARGLIGKEQDDVVVIKTPGGDVEFEVLKVEYL, encoded by the coding sequence ATGAAACCGATTCCGATGACGTTGCGTGGCGCAGAAAGATTACGTGAAGAGCTGGACCATCTGAAGAGCGTTCGTCGCCCGAAAATCATTTCTGATATCGCGACCGCACGTGAGCACGGCGATTTGAAAGAGAATGCTGAATACCATGCTGCACGCGAACAGCAGGGTTTTTGTGAAGGTCGTATCCAGGAAATCGAAGCTAAGCTTTCAAATGCTCAGGTCATTGATGTGACTAAGATGCCTGTCACTGGCCGGGTGATTTTTGGTGCTACTGTCACCGTAATGAATCTGGATACTGAAGAAGAGCAGAAATACCGCATCGTGGGGGATGATGAAGCCGATTTTAAGCAAAATCTGATTTCTGTTAACTCCCCAATTGCCCGCGGTTTGATCGGCAAAGAGCAGGATGATGTTGTTGTTATCAAAACGCCTGGCGGCGATGTTGAGTTTGAAGTATTGAAGGTCGAATACCTCTAA
- the yhbY gene encoding ribosome assembly RNA-binding protein YhbY — translation MNLNNKQKQYLKGLAHPLKPVVMLGNNGLTEGVLAEIEQALQHHELIKVKVAAEERETKSLIVDAIVRETKACNVQVIGNMLVLYRPSTEDRKIILPR, via the coding sequence ATGAATCTTAACAATAAACAAAAACAGTACCTGAAAGGCCTCGCGCATCCACTGAAACCGGTTGTTATGCTGGGCAACAACGGGCTGACTGAAGGTGTGCTCGCCGAAATCGAACAGGCGCTGCAACATCACGAACTGATCAAGGTTAAAGTCGCGGCAGAAGAACGCGAAACGAAGTCCTTGATCGTAGACGCAATTGTGCGTGAAACCAAGGCGTGTAATGTGCAAGTCATCGGCAATATGCTGGTACTTTATCGCCCTTCCACCGAAGACCGCAAAATTATCTTACCGCGTTAA
- the rlmE gene encoding 23S rRNA (uridine(2552)-2'-O)-methyltransferase RlmE, producing the protein MSNKKRSASSSRWLQEHFSDKYVLQAQKKGLRSRAWFKLDEIQQGDKLFKPGMTVVDLGAAPGGWSQYVVTQIGNKGRIIACDILPMDPIVGVDFLQGDFRDELVLKALLERVGENKVQVVMSDMAPNMSGTPAVDIPKSMYLVELALDMCRDVLAPGGSFLVKVFQGDGFDEYLREIRSLFTKVKIRKPDASRARSREVYIVATGRKL; encoded by the coding sequence ATGTCTAATAAAAAGCGTTCTGCAAGTTCCAGTCGCTGGTTGCAGGAACACTTTAGCGATAAATATGTGCTACAGGCACAGAAAAAAGGGCTGCGTTCCCGTGCCTGGTTTAAACTTGATGAAATACAGCAAGGCGATAAGCTGTTTAAACCGGGTATGACAGTCGTTGATCTAGGGGCAGCACCTGGCGGTTGGTCACAGTATGTGGTGACGCAAATCGGTAACAAGGGGCGAATCATTGCCTGTGATATTTTACCTATGGATCCTATTGTTGGAGTCGACTTCCTTCAGGGGGATTTTCGTGATGAATTAGTTCTCAAAGCGCTGCTCGAACGCGTGGGAGAAAACAAGGTTCAGGTGGTCATGTCCGATATGGCCCCTAATATGAGCGGTACTCCGGCAGTCGATATTCCAAAATCGATGTATCTGGTTGAATTAGCATTGGATATGTGTCGGGATGTATTAGCACCAGGCGGAAGTTTCCTGGTGAAGGTGTTTCAGGGAGATGGCTTTGATGAATACCTGCGGGAAATTCGCTCCCTGTTTACGAAGGTGAAGATTCGTAAGCCAGACGCTTCCCGAGCACGTTCGCGAGAAGTGTACATCGTAGCGACAGGGCGGAAACTGTAG
- the ftsH gene encoding ATP-dependent zinc metalloprotease FtsH — protein sequence MAKNLILWLVIAVVLMSVFQSFGPSESNGNKVDYTTFTTEVAQDQVREVRINGRAIDVIKKDSSKYTTYIPVNDPKLLDTLLSKNVKVVGEPPEQQSFLATIFISWFPMLLLIGVWIFFMRQMQGGGGKGAMSFGKSKARMLTEDQIKTTFADVAGCDEAKEEVSELVDYLREPSRFQKLGGKIPKGVLMVGPPGTGKTLLAKAIAGEAKVPFFTISGSDFVEMFVGVGASRVRDMFEQAKKAAPCIIFIDEIDAVGRQRGAGLGGGHDEREQTLNQMLVEMDGFEGNEGIIVIAATNRPDVLDPALLRPGRFDRQVVVGLPDVRGREQILKVHMRRVPLATDVDASVIARGTPGFSGADLANLVNEAALFSARGNKRVVSMVEFEKAKDKIMMGAERRSMVMTESQKESTAYHEAGHAIIGRLVPEHDPVHKVTIIPRGRALGVTFFLPEGDAISASRQKLESQISTLYGGRLAEEIIYGVEKVSTGASNDIKVATSIARNMVTQWGFSEKLGPLLYAEEEGEVFLGRSVAKAKHMSDETARIIDQEVKSLVERNYIRARTLLMENMDILHSMKDALMKYETIDAPQIDDLMNRTEVRPPAGWDDANGKNGNSNSNDGGAPKAPTPVDEPRTPNPGNTMFEQFSGK from the coding sequence ATGGCGAAGAACCTGATCCTCTGGTTAGTCATCGCAGTTGTATTGATGTCTGTATTTCAGAGTTTTGGTCCCAGCGAATCTAATGGTAACAAGGTAGATTATACTACCTTTACAACCGAAGTGGCCCAAGACCAGGTCCGTGAAGTACGTATCAATGGACGTGCGATTGACGTTATCAAAAAAGACAGCAGCAAATACACAACCTATATTCCGGTTAATGATCCTAAATTGCTGGATACGCTGCTGAGCAAAAACGTGAAAGTTGTTGGAGAACCGCCTGAACAGCAGAGTTTCCTGGCGACTATCTTCATTTCATGGTTCCCGATGCTGCTTCTGATTGGCGTCTGGATATTCTTTATGCGGCAAATGCAGGGCGGCGGTGGCAAAGGGGCAATGTCCTTTGGTAAAAGCAAAGCCCGCATGTTGACGGAAGACCAAATCAAAACCACTTTTGCTGACGTTGCAGGTTGTGACGAAGCGAAGGAAGAGGTGAGCGAGCTGGTAGATTACCTGCGCGAACCAAGCCGTTTCCAGAAACTGGGCGGTAAAATTCCTAAAGGCGTTCTGATGGTGGGTCCTCCGGGTACGGGTAAAACTTTGCTGGCTAAAGCGATTGCCGGCGAAGCTAAAGTCCCGTTCTTTACCATTTCTGGTTCTGACTTCGTTGAAATGTTCGTCGGTGTGGGTGCATCACGTGTGCGTGACATGTTCGAACAAGCGAAGAAAGCAGCTCCATGTATCATCTTCATCGATGAAATTGACGCCGTTGGCCGTCAACGTGGCGCAGGTTTAGGTGGGGGTCACGATGAACGTGAACAAACACTGAACCAGATGCTGGTTGAGATGGATGGCTTCGAAGGTAACGAAGGTATCATCGTTATTGCCGCAACAAACCGTCCGGATGTTCTGGATCCCGCTTTACTGCGTCCGGGCCGTTTCGACCGTCAGGTTGTTGTAGGTTTGCCAGATGTTCGTGGCCGTGAACAAATCCTTAAAGTTCATATGCGCCGTGTTCCACTGGCAACGGATGTTGATGCTTCTGTGATTGCTCGTGGTACACCGGGTTTCTCCGGTGCAGACCTTGCTAATCTGGTCAACGAAGCTGCATTGTTCTCTGCCCGTGGTAATAAACGTGTGGTGTCGATGGTTGAGTTCGAAAAAGCCAAAGACAAAATCATGATGGGTGCTGAGCGCCGTTCCATGGTGATGACTGAATCGCAGAAAGAATCCACCGCATATCACGAAGCGGGCCATGCCATTATTGGCCGCCTGGTTCCTGAACATGATCCTGTGCATAAAGTGACCATTATTCCTCGTGGCCGTGCATTAGGTGTGACCTTCTTCCTGCCTGAAGGTGATGCGATCAGTGCCAGTCGTCAGAAACTTGAAAGTCAGATTTCTACCTTATATGGTGGTCGTCTTGCTGAAGAGATCATCTACGGTGTGGAAAAAGTGTCTACCGGTGCGTCTAACGACATCAAAGTAGCCACGTCGATTGCCCGTAATATGGTTACGCAGTGGGGCTTCTCAGAAAAATTAGGTCCGTTGCTGTATGCGGAAGAAGAAGGCGAAGTCTTCCTCGGTCGTTCAGTCGCGAAAGCTAAACATATGTCTGATGAAACCGCACGTATCATCGATCAGGAAGTTAAGTCTCTGGTTGAACGTAACTATATTCGTGCGCGTACTTTACTGATGGAAAATATGGATATCCTTCATTCAATGAAAGATGCCCTGATGAAGTATGAAACCATTGATGCACCGCAAATTGATGATCTGATGAACCGTACTGAAGTTCGCCCGCCAGCTGGCTGGGATGATGCTAACGGCAAAAACGGTAACAGCAATTCCAATGACGGTGGTGCGCCAAAAGCGCCGACGCCTGTCGACGAACCTCGTACGCCGAATCCTGGCAACACGATGTTTGAGCAATTCAGCGGCAAATAA
- the folP gene encoding dihydropteroate synthase has protein sequence MHLTARESRLDLTFPQVMGILNVTPDSFSDGGRHNTLDLALRHAQAMVDAGATILDIGGESTRPGAAEVSEDEELARVVPVVEAIARRFDVWISVDTSKASVICEAANAGMHLINDIRSLQEPGALQAAAETGLPVCLMHMQGEPKTMQQAPHYDDVVVQVDQYFFEQIARCVNAGIAKDKLLLDPGFGFGKNLEHNYQLLARLADFHHFGMPLLVGMSRKSMVGQLLHVSPEKRVTGSVACAVIAAMQGAKIVRVHDVKETVEAMRIVEATLSARDKN, from the coding sequence ATGCATCTTACAGCCAGAGAGTCCAGGTTGGACCTCACTTTCCCTCAGGTTATGGGGATCCTGAACGTCACCCCGGATTCATTTTCCGATGGCGGGCGACATAATACGCTTGATCTTGCCCTCAGACATGCTCAGGCAATGGTTGATGCAGGCGCGACAATTCTCGACATCGGCGGTGAATCGACCCGCCCTGGTGCAGCAGAAGTCAGTGAAGATGAGGAACTGGCCCGTGTGGTGCCGGTAGTCGAAGCCATTGCGCGGCGTTTCGATGTCTGGATCTCCGTCGATACTTCAAAAGCCTCCGTGATCTGCGAAGCGGCAAATGCAGGCATGCATCTGATCAACGATATTCGTTCACTTCAGGAACCCGGTGCGCTACAAGCCGCCGCCGAAACAGGTTTGCCTGTTTGCCTGATGCATATGCAGGGTGAACCCAAAACGATGCAGCAAGCCCCGCATTACGACGATGTCGTTGTGCAGGTGGATCAGTATTTTTTTGAGCAAATTGCGCGTTGTGTGAACGCCGGCATTGCGAAAGATAAATTGCTGCTCGACCCGGGCTTCGGTTTCGGTAAAAATTTGGAGCATAACTATCAGTTGCTCGCACGGCTGGCTGATTTTCATCATTTTGGCATGCCATTGTTAGTGGGAATGTCGAGGAAATCCATGGTGGGGCAACTTCTGCATGTCTCCCCTGAGAAACGGGTTACCGGAAGTGTTGCTTGTGCTGTAATTGCCGCCATGCAAGGTGCTAAGATCGTGCGTGTACATGATGTAAAAGAAACCGTTGAAGCGATGCGTATCGTGGAAGCGACACTTTCTGCAAGGGATAAAAACTAA
- the glmM gene encoding phosphoglucosamine mutase, giving the protein MSNRKYFGTDGIRGKVGDTPITPDFVLKLGWAAGKVLARHGSRKVIIGKDTRISGYMLESALEAGLAAAGLSASFTGPMPTPAVAYLTRTFRAEAGIVISASHNPYDDNGIKFFTIDGTKLPDEVEEAIEAELEKPLTCVESAELGKASRIVDAAGRYIEFCKGTFPTELSLNGLKIVVDCANGATYHIAPSVLRELGAKVIAIGCEPDGMNINEECGATDVRQLQQRVLAEKADVGLAFDGDGDRLIMVDHEGNKVDGDQILYIIAREGLRQGQLKGGAVGTLMSNMGLELALKQLGIPFTRAKVGDRYVLEKMQEKGWRIGAENSGHIILLDKTTTGDGIVAGLQVLTAMVRNHMSLHDLCSGMKLFPQILINVRFAGEHDPLESDDVKQVTAEVEKQLAGRGRVLLRKSGTEPLLRVMVEGEDAELVEKLANRIADAVKAVKA; this is encoded by the coding sequence ATGAGTAACCGTAAATACTTTGGGACAGATGGCATCCGCGGAAAAGTGGGCGATACCCCGATTACCCCTGATTTTGTTCTCAAACTGGGCTGGGCGGCTGGCAAAGTATTAGCACGCCATGGTTCGCGTAAAGTGATTATCGGTAAAGACACCCGCATTTCCGGTTATATGCTGGAATCAGCGTTAGAGGCCGGGCTTGCGGCTGCAGGTTTATCGGCATCTTTCACCGGCCCGATGCCAACGCCAGCCGTTGCTTACCTGACGCGTACTTTCCGTGCAGAAGCTGGTATTGTTATTTCAGCCTCGCATAACCCTTACGATGATAACGGTATCAAGTTTTTCACTATCGACGGGACTAAATTGCCAGACGAGGTGGAAGAGGCAATTGAAGCAGAGCTTGAAAAACCCCTGACATGCGTGGAGTCCGCTGAACTGGGTAAAGCCAGCCGCATCGTGGATGCTGCCGGTCGTTACATCGAATTCTGTAAAGGGACATTCCCGACCGAGTTGAGCCTGAACGGCCTGAAAATTGTGGTCGATTGCGCCAATGGTGCCACTTACCATATCGCACCCAGTGTGTTGCGTGAACTGGGGGCAAAAGTCATCGCTATCGGCTGTGAGCCGGATGGGATGAACATCAACGAAGAATGCGGTGCAACGGATGTCCGTCAGTTGCAGCAGCGTGTACTGGCTGAAAAAGCAGATGTCGGGCTGGCATTTGACGGCGATGGTGATCGGCTGATTATGGTTGATCATGAAGGCAATAAAGTTGATGGTGACCAAATTCTCTACATCATCGCGCGTGAAGGGCTTCGGCAGGGGCAACTGAAAGGCGGTGCGGTCGGCACGCTGATGAGCAATATGGGCCTCGAGCTGGCTTTAAAACAGCTGGGTATTCCCTTTACCCGTGCAAAAGTGGGCGACCGCTACGTACTGGAAAAAATGCAGGAAAAAGGCTGGCGTATTGGTGCTGAAAACTCAGGCCATATCATTCTGCTGGATAAAACCACTACCGGTGATGGCATTGTGGCAGGCTTACAAGTACTTACCGCAATGGTGCGCAATCACATGAGCTTGCATGACCTGTGCAGCGGCATGAAATTGTTTCCGCAGATCCTGATCAACGTCCGTTTTGCTGGTGAACATGATCCGCTGGAATCTGATGACGTTAAGCAAGTGACGGCAGAAGTTGAAAAACAGTTAGCGGGCCGTGGTCGTGTGCTGTTGCGAAAATCAGGTACCGAACCTCTGCTACGCGTAATGGTAGAAGGGGAAGATGCAGAACTGGTGGAAAAACTGGCTAACCGCATTGCTGATGCCGTAAAAGCGGTCAAAGCGTAA
- the secG gene encoding preprotein translocase subunit SecG, translating into MYDALLVIFLIVAIGLVALVMLQQGKGADMGASFGAGASGTLFGSSGSGNFMTRMTGILAALFFIISLILGNMSTNKGQKGSEWENLSQPAKTEQTTAPAAPAAPNSDVPH; encoded by the coding sequence ATGTACGACGCTCTTCTGGTGATTTTCCTTATCGTAGCAATCGGGCTTGTCGCTCTGGTTATGCTGCAACAAGGTAAAGGCGCTGATATGGGAGCCTCTTTCGGAGCAGGTGCTTCTGGCACATTGTTCGGTTCGAGTGGTTCCGGTAACTTCATGACCCGTATGACCGGCATTTTGGCGGCACTGTTCTTTATCATTAGTTTGATTCTCGGGAACATGAGCACCAATAAAGGCCAGAAAGGCAGTGAGTGGGAAAACCTGAGTCAGCCAGCAAAAACTGAGCAGACGACTGCACCGGCAGCTCCAGCAGCGCCTAACAGTGACGTTCCTCACTAA
- the rimP gene encoding ribosome maturation factor RimP: protein MSTLEQKLTELITAPVEALGFELVGIEFVRARQSTLRIYIDSDAGINVDDCADVSHQVSAVLDVEDPVTVAYNLEVSSPGLDRPMFTAEHYQRFLGDEVSVVLRMAVQNRRKWQGIIKAVEGEMITVTVEGKDEVFALSNIQKANLVPHF, encoded by the coding sequence TTGTCCACATTAGAACAAAAATTAACAGAGCTGATTACAGCACCAGTCGAGGCACTTGGCTTTGAGCTGGTGGGCATCGAGTTCGTTCGGGCTCGCCAATCGACGTTGCGCATCTATATTGATAGTGACGCCGGGATCAATGTTGATGATTGTGCTGATGTCAGCCACCAGGTGAGCGCTGTGCTGGACGTTGAAGATCCTGTCACTGTCGCCTACAACCTGGAAGTTTCCTCTCCAGGCCTTGATCGTCCTATGTTCACCGCTGAACATTACCAACGTTTTCTTGGCGACGAAGTCAGTGTTGTTTTGCGTATGGCAGTGCAAAACCGCCGCAAATGGCAGGGCATCATTAAAGCTGTCGAAGGCGAAATGATCACGGTGACAGTGGAAGGGAAAGATGAAGTGTTCGCACTGAGCAACATCCAGAAAGCGAACCTGGTACCCCACTTTTAA
- the nusA gene encoding transcription termination factor NusA, translating to MNKEILAVVEAVSNEKSLPREKIFEALEIALSTATKKKYEQEIEVRVSIDRKTGDFDTFRRWVAVNEVTQPTREITLEAAQYEDPSIDLGGYIEDQIESVTFDRITTQTAKQVIVQKVREAERAMVVEQFREQQGEIVTGVVKKVNRDSIALDLGSNAEAVILREDMLPRENFRSGDRIRGVLYDVRPEARGAQLFVSRSRNEMLIELFRIEVPEIGEELIEIKAAARDPGSRAKIAVKTNDKRIDPVGACVGMRGARVQAVSSELGGERIDIILWDDNPAQFVINAMAPADVASIVVDEDKCTMDIAVEASNLAQAIGRNGQNVRLASQLLKQHRGDDKWELNVMTADDLQAKHQAEAHAAIDTFTKYLAIDEDFATVLVEEGFSTLEELAYVPVNELLEIDGLDEDTVDALRERAKEALTTLALAQEESLGDKKPADDLLNLAGLERSMAFKLAAQGVCTLEDLAEQGVDDLADIEGLTDEQAGELIMAARNICWFGDNA from the coding sequence ATGAACAAAGAGATTCTGGCTGTTGTAGAAGCAGTTTCTAATGAAAAATCCCTCCCGCGCGAGAAGATTTTTGAAGCGCTGGAAATTGCATTATCAACGGCGACCAAGAAAAAATACGAGCAGGAAATCGAAGTCCGCGTCAGCATTGACCGCAAAACAGGTGACTTCGATACCTTCCGTCGTTGGGTAGCAGTCAACGAAGTGACTCAGCCGACCCGTGAAATCACCCTCGAAGCTGCGCAATACGAAGATCCGTCAATCGACCTCGGCGGATATATTGAAGATCAAATCGAGTCGGTCACTTTCGACCGCATCACTACGCAGACCGCTAAACAAGTTATCGTACAGAAAGTACGTGAAGCAGAACGCGCGATGGTGGTTGAACAGTTCCGTGAGCAGCAAGGTGAAATTGTTACTGGCGTTGTTAAGAAAGTTAACCGCGACAGTATCGCACTGGATTTAGGCAGCAACGCTGAAGCCGTTATCCTGCGTGAAGACATGCTGCCTCGTGAAAACTTCCGCTCCGGCGACCGTATTCGTGGCGTGTTGTATGATGTTCGCCCTGAAGCACGTGGTGCTCAACTGTTCGTCAGCCGTTCACGTAACGAGATGCTGATTGAGCTGTTCCGCATCGAAGTGCCGGAAATTGGCGAAGAGCTGATCGAAATTAAAGCGGCAGCCCGTGATCCTGGCTCCCGTGCAAAAATCGCCGTAAAAACTAACGACAAACGTATCGACCCGGTCGGTGCTTGTGTCGGCATGCGTGGTGCACGCGTTCAGGCCGTTTCCAGTGAACTGGGCGGTGAACGCATCGATATTATCCTTTGGGATGATAATCCTGCGCAATTCGTTATCAACGCAATGGCACCGGCAGACGTCGCTTCCATCGTGGTTGATGAAGATAAATGCACCATGGATATCGCCGTTGAAGCCAGCAATCTGGCACAGGCGATTGGCCGCAATGGCCAGAACGTGCGTTTGGCCTCCCAATTGTTGAAACAGCATCGTGGTGATGACAAGTGGGAACTGAACGTGATGACAGCAGACGACCTGCAAGCCAAACATCAGGCTGAGGCACACGCTGCGATTGATACCTTTACCAAATATCTGGCCATCGATGAAGATTTCGCCACGGTTCTGGTTGAAGAAGGTTTCTCTACGCTTGAAGAACTGGCTTACGTGCCAGTTAACGAACTGCTTGAAATCGACGGCCTGGATGAAGACACCGTGGATGCGCTGCGCGAACGTGCGAAAGAAGCGTTGACCACGCTGGCTTTAGCTCAGGAAGAAAGTCTCGGTGACAAAAAGCCTGCTGACGATCTGCTTAACCTGGCGGGTCTGGAACGTAGTATGGCATTTAAACTGGCTGCACAAGGGGTTTGTACGCTGGAAGATCTTGCCGAGCAGGGTGTCGACGATCTGGCTGATATTGAAGGTCTTACTGACGAGCAGGCTGGTGAACTTATCATGGCCGCGCGCAATATCTGCTGGTTTGGCGACAACGCGTAA
- the infB gene encoding translation initiation factor IF-2, with translation MTDVTVKSLAAEIQTPVDRLVQQFADAGISKSESDSVTQQEKETLLAHLNGGNSGATNKLTLQRKTRSTLNIPSTGGKSKSVQIEVRKKRTYVKRDMTEAELAQAEAEEQAKRDAEEQAQRAAAEQAQREAQEKAKRAAEEQAKREAADKAKRDAAEKDKVTNQNTDEVIKPAQAEKARREAEAAELKRKTEEEAQRKIEENAKRIAEEARKMADSGVWTEATAPSESESADYHVTTSTHARAAEDENDAKVEGERRSRTRGGKATKQKKGNKLSESKADREEARAVGRNGKGKRKPSTLQQSFNKPVVAVNRDVVVGETITVAELANKMAVKGSQVIKTMMKLGAMATINQVIDQETAQLVAEEMGHKVILRRENELEEALMSDRDTGASAAAEPRAPVVTIMGHVDHGKTSLLDYIRSTKVAAGEAGGITQHIGAYHVETENGMITFLDTPGHAAFTSMRARGAQATDIVVLVVSADDGVMPQTIEAVQHAKAAGVPIVVAVNKIDKPDADPDRVRTELSQYGVMPEEWGGESQFIHVSAKVGTGIDDLLQAILLQAEVLELKAVRSGMASGVVIESFLDKGRGPVATVLVQEGTLNKGDIILCGFEYGRVRAMRDEMGRDITSAGPSIPVEVLGLSSVPAAGDEVTVVRDEKKAREVALYRQGKFREVKLARQQKSKLENMFANMTEGEVSELNIVLKSDVQGSCEAISDALQSLSTDEVKVKIVGMGVGGITETDATLAAASNAIILGFNVRADASARRVVESESLDLRYYSVIYNLIDEVKQAMSGMLAPEYKQQIIGLAEVRDVFKSPKFGAIAGCMVTEGMIKRNNPIRVLRENVVIYEGELESLRRFKDDVAEVRNGMECGIGVKNYNDVRTGDVIEVFEIIEIKRTIA, from the coding sequence ATGACAGATGTAACTGTAAAATCGCTGGCGGCAGAGATTCAGACCCCGGTAGATCGCCTGGTACAGCAATTTGCTGATGCAGGGATCTCGAAGTCCGAATCTGACTCTGTGACCCAGCAAGAAAAAGAAACTTTATTGGCGCATCTCAATGGTGGAAATTCAGGTGCGACAAACAAACTGACGTTACAACGCAAAACGCGTAGTACACTGAATATTCCGAGCACCGGCGGGAAGAGTAAATCGGTGCAAATCGAGGTCCGCAAGAAACGCACTTATGTTAAACGTGATATGACCGAGGCAGAACTTGCCCAGGCCGAAGCGGAAGAGCAGGCGAAGCGTGACGCGGAAGAACAGGCACAGCGTGCAGCAGCAGAGCAAGCCCAGCGCGAAGCTCAGGAAAAAGCCAAACGCGCCGCCGAAGAGCAAGCTAAACGTGAGGCCGCTGATAAAGCTAAGCGTGATGCAGCGGAAAAAGATAAAGTGACCAATCAAAATACCGATGAAGTAATTAAACCAGCTCAGGCAGAGAAAGCACGCCGTGAAGCTGAAGCCGCAGAGCTGAAACGCAAAACGGAAGAAGAAGCCCAGCGTAAGATCGAAGAAAACGCCAAACGCATCGCAGAAGAAGCCCGCAAAATGGCTGACTCTGGTGTCTGGACTGAGGCTACCGCTCCAAGCGAATCAGAATCTGCTGACTACCATGTCACCACTTCTACGCATGCGCGTGCCGCTGAAGACGAAAATGACGCCAAAGTTGAAGGCGAACGTCGTAGCCGTACCCGCGGTGGCAAAGCAACCAAACAGAAAAAAGGCAACAAGCTGTCCGAGTCAAAAGCGGATCGCGAAGAAGCCCGTGCTGTTGGCCGTAATGGTAAAGGCAAACGCAAACCAAGCACGCTGCAGCAGAGCTTCAATAAGCCAGTTGTTGCCGTAAACCGCGACGTTGTCGTGGGCGAAACCATTACCGTTGCCGAACTGGCAAACAAAATGGCCGTCAAAGGTTCTCAGGTCATCAAAACCATGATGAAACTGGGCGCTATGGCGACCATCAACCAGGTTATTGATCAGGAAACTGCTCAGCTGGTTGCAGAAGAAATGGGCCATAAAGTTATCCTGCGTCGTGAGAACGAGCTGGAAGAAGCGCTGATGAGCGATCGTGACACAGGTGCCTCTGCAGCCGCTGAGCCTCGTGCTCCGGTTGTGACCATCATGGGCCACGTTGACCACGGTAAAACCTCATTGCTTGACTACATTCGTTCAACGAAAGTGGCAGCAGGCGAGGCTGGTGGTATTACGCAGCACATTGGTGCTTACCACGTAGAAACCGAAAACGGCATGATCACCTTCCTGGATACACCGGGACACGCCGCGTTTACTTCTATGCGTGCTCGTGGTGCTCAGGCAACAGACATCGTGGTTCTGGTTGTCTCCGCAGATGACGGCGTGATGCCGCAAACCATCGAAGCGGTTCAGCATGCGAAAGCTGCTGGCGTGCCAATCGTTGTTGCGGTAAACAAAATTGATAAACCAGATGCTGATCCAGACCGTGTTCGCACTGAACTGTCTCAGTACGGCGTTATGCCGGAAGAGTGGGGCGGCGAATCTCAGTTCATCCACGTTTCTGCAAAAGTCGGTACAGGTATCGACGATCTGCTGCAAGCTATCTTGCTGCAGGCCGAAGTTCTTGAACTGAAAGCTGTTCGCAGCGGTATGGCAAGCGGTGTTGTGATCGAGTCCTTCCTGGACAAAGGTCGTGGTCCGGTTGCTACCGTTCTGGTTCAGGAAGGTACGCTGAACAAAGGCGACATCATTCTGTGTGGTTTCGAATACGGCCGTGTCCGTGCGATGCGCGATGAAATGGGTCGTGACATTACATCTGCGGGTCCTTCTATCCCTGTCGAAGTACTGGGTCTCTCCAGTGTACCGGCTGCGGGTGATGAAGTTACCGTTGTTCGTGATGAGAAAAAAGCACGTGAAGTTGCTCTGTATCGTCAGGGTAAATTCCGCGAAGTTAAACTGGCTCGTCAGCAGAAATCTAAACTGGAAAACATGTTCGCGAACATGACCGAAGGTGAAGTTTCTGAACTGAACATCGTTCTGAAGTCAGACGTCCAGGGTTCTTGTGAAGCGATTTCTGATGCATTGCAGAGTCTGTCCACCGACGAAGTTAAAGTTAAGATCGTCGGTATGGGTGTCGGTGGTATCACCGAAACTGATGCGACATTGGCCGCTGCTTCTAACGCAATTATTCTGGGCTTCAACGTCCGTGCAGATGCGTCTGCCCGTCGCGTTGTAGAAAGCGAGAGTCTGGATCTGCGTTACTACTCCGTTATCTATAACCTGATTGATGAAGTCAAACAGGCGATGAGCGGTATGTTGGCGCCAGAATACAAACAGCAAATCATTGGCCTGGCTGAAGTTCGTGACGTCTTCAAATCACCTAAATTCGGCGCTATCGCAGGTTGTATGGTGACTGAAGGTATGATCAAGCGTAACAACCCAATCCGTGTACTGCGTGAAAACGTGGTGATCTACGAAGGCGAGCTGGAATCCCTGCGTCGCTTCAAAGATGACGTTGCTGAAGTGCGTAACGGCATGGAATGTGGTATCGGCGTTAAGAACTACAACGATGTGCGTACGGGTGATGTGATCGAAGTCTTCGAAATCATCGAGATCAAACGTACTATCGCTTAA